One Hordeum vulgare subsp. vulgare chromosome 4H, MorexV3_pseudomolecules_assembly, whole genome shotgun sequence DNA window includes the following coding sequences:
- the LOC123449750 gene encoding glutathione S-transferase F10-like: MASGLQVFGQPASTDVARVLTCLFEKNLEFDLVRIDTFKREHRLPEFIRLRDPSGQVTFKHGDKTLVDPRAICRYLCTQFPNQGNRNLYGTGSLERASIEQWLQAEAQNFNPPSSALVFQLAFAPVLEIPQDHMVIAENERKLQQVLNVYDEILSKNEYLAGDEFTLADLCHLPDSQYIVSSEGGMKLFTSRKNVARWFDQISSRKTWEQVVKMQMEHPGAFE; encoded by the exons ATGGCATCAGGCTTGCAAGTGTTTGGCCAGCCAGCATCTACCGATGTTGCCAGGGTTCTGACATGCCTCTTTGAGAAGAATTTGGAGTTCGATCTTGTCCGCATTGACACATTCAAGAGGGAGCACAGGCTTCCTGAGTTCATTAGGCTGCGG GATCCAAGTGGACAAGTGACATTCAAGCATGGTGACAAGACTCTTGTTG ATCCAAGGGCTATTTGCCGGTACCTCTGTACCCAGTTCCCAAACCAGGGAAACAGGAACCTCTATGGGACTGGTTCTCTGGAACGGGCCTCAATAGAACAGTGGCTGCAAGCAGAGGCTCAGAACTTCAACCCTCCCAGCTCGGCCCTCGTGTTTCAGCTGGCATTTGCTCCTGTTTTGGAAATCCCTCAAGACCACATGGTCATTGCAGAGAATGAGAGGAAGCTTCAGCAAGTCCTCAACGTCTACGATGAAATACTCTCGAAGAACGAGTACCTGGCTGGCGATGAGTTCACCCTGGCTGACCTCTGTCACCTTCCGGACTCGCAGTACATTGTGAGCTCGGAGGGGGGGATGAAGCTCTTCACCTCCAGGAAAAATGTGGCGAGGTGGTTCGACCAAATCTCGAGCCGCAAGACGTGGGAGCAGGTTGTCAAGATGCAAATGGAGCATCCTGGCGCGTTCGAGTAG
- the LOC123449749 gene encoding glutathione S-transferase F11-like: protein MAAPVTVYGPAISPAVARVAACLLEKDVPFQLEAVDMSKGEHKSPSFLKLQPFGQVPAFKDHLTTVFESRAICRYICDQYSDRGNRTLLGRQEDGAVGRAAIEQWIESEGQAFNPPSLAIAFQLTFAPLMGMATDMAVVEQNEAKLAKVLDVYEGRLAESQYFAGDEFTLADLVHMPNTDLLVSKTGKAGLITERKNLSRWWDEVSARPSWKKVVELQSAPRPPRS, encoded by the exons ATGGCAGCGCCCGTGACGGTCTACGGGCcggcgatctcgccggcggtggcgCGCGTGGCGGCGTGCCTGCTGGAGAAGGACGTGCCGTTCCAGCTGGAGGCGGTGGACATGTCCAAGGGCGAGCACAAGTCCCCCTCCTTCCTCAAGCTCCAGCCCTTCGGCCAGGTCCCCGCCTTCAAAGACCACCTCACCACCGTCTTCG AGTCAAGGGCCATTTGCCGTTACATCTGTGACCAGTACTCGGACCGTGGCAACCGGACTCTCCTAGGCCGGCAAGAAGACGGCGCGGTAGGCCGTGCCGCCATCGAGCAATGGATAGAGTCCGAAGGCCAGGCATTTAACCCGCCGAGCTTGGCCATTGCATTCCAGCTCACCTTCGCGCCGCTCATGGGCATGGCCACCGACATGGCCGTGGTCGAGCAGAATGAGGCGAAGCTCGCCAAGGTGCTTGACGTGTACGAGGGGCGGCTGGCGGAGAGCCAGTATTTCGCCGGCGACGAGTTCACCCTTGCCGACCTTGTGCACATGCCCAACACTGATCTCCTCGTGAGCAAGACCGGCAAGGCGGGTCTGATCACCGAGAGAAAGAATCTTTCCAGATGGTGGGATGAGGTCTCGGCTCGTCCGTCATGGAAGAAGGTTGTCGAGTTGCAGAGTGCACCAAGGCCCCCTAGATCCTGA